From the Candidatus Dadabacteria bacterium genome, one window contains:
- a CDS encoding TonB-dependent receptor plug domain-containing protein encodes MIKRKFQSAMKGFLCLFLAGLLLASLGGGDASAQDDDTVAQNVFGVSGVFLKKITVTARKREELIQDVPLSITHFSSEQLETLKVNDLESLTVRMPNVALDDAISGLSIANFSIRGVGINESIASVDPTVGVFVDGIYMGQISIVLFDTFDVESIEVLRGPQGTLFGRNVTGGAILINTKKPGDVFEISARTSFEGGGESLNSYYMGTIGGPISETVSVKVSAYTNQDNGWFKNLHTGEAFGENDIRMVRPMIVWNPTDDVSLVLRYQYESTRNDGTASQNQRDFDLNSHDFSIDEEGFRRHKHHFFTAQLDWDVDFGDGTVTNIFGFYDAEGTALLDIDSTPENVFSIRGWTPYRQWSNELRYAGRFFESLHATTGLYYFTNEINYHDSRYILGGALTQNLGGDYFVDTLGVFLSLDYDLTDRVTLISGTRYSHEKRKVETVSATAVPCNVAVGPACEFDFTDEETWNSWSPKLGAVYHISGGANIYGHWTRGFRSGGYNLRNSFPPDQELPGPYDEERIDTFEAGFKISTNRGILNGAVFYNMIDDVQRIITLPRSASVFAQEIRNTADVEAFGFELDGLLAVTGNFFLLGSIGYADPEYTKIKYDLNVDGVLDKKDLALELPRAAKLTWSVGATHNAGFANWGKMTSRVSYSYRDKSYLTDNNVGYTPEQNIVEAGIDIAPMNDRFSVGFYGKNLLNEVRHGSYQSLDNPLFPQLGGSFAPLSKGRTFGVQLTYRYR; translated from the coding sequence ATGATTAAAAGGAAGTTCCAGTCCGCAATGAAGGGGTTCTTGTGCCTGTTTCTCGCAGGTTTACTCTTGGCATCGCTCGGCGGCGGCGACGCATCCGCGCAGGACGACGACACAGTCGCACAGAATGTATTCGGGGTAAGCGGCGTATTTCTCAAAAAAATCACGGTCACGGCCCGAAAACGGGAGGAGCTGATTCAGGATGTTCCCCTGTCGATTACCCATTTCAGTTCGGAACAGCTTGAAACCCTTAAGGTAAACGATCTTGAAAGTCTCACGGTGCGCATGCCCAACGTGGCGCTTGACGATGCCATCTCGGGACTGTCAATAGCCAACTTTTCCATCCGTGGCGTAGGAATAAACGAATCCATAGCGTCTGTTGATCCGACAGTGGGAGTGTTTGTCGACGGCATATATATGGGGCAGATAAGCATCGTTTTATTTGATACCTTCGATGTTGAAAGCATAGAGGTGCTGAGAGGACCTCAGGGAACGCTCTTCGGGCGGAATGTCACTGGGGGGGCCATACTGATTAACACCAAGAAGCCGGGAGATGTTTTTGAGATATCAGCCCGCACCTCGTTTGAAGGAGGGGGTGAGAGTCTTAACAGCTACTACATGGGCACGATCGGAGGCCCGATCAGCGAGACGGTAAGCGTGAAGGTAAGTGCGTATACGAATCAGGATAACGGCTGGTTTAAGAATCTCCACACGGGCGAGGCTTTCGGAGAAAACGACATACGGATGGTACGACCGATGATTGTGTGGAATCCGACGGATGACGTAAGTCTTGTTCTGCGCTACCAGTACGAAAGCACGAGGAACGACGGCACTGCTTCACAGAACCAGCGCGACTTCGACCTCAATAGTCATGATTTTAGCATTGACGAAGAAGGCTTCAGGAGGCATAAACATCACTTTTTCACCGCTCAGCTGGACTGGGATGTGGATTTCGGAGACGGCACCGTGACCAATATATTCGGTTTTTACGATGCGGAAGGTACCGCTTTGCTTGATATCGATTCTACCCCGGAAAACGTTTTCAGCATACGCGGATGGACCCCATACAGGCAGTGGAGCAACGAACTGCGCTACGCAGGCAGATTCTTCGAAAGTCTCCACGCGACGACTGGTCTTTATTACTTTACAAACGAGATAAACTACCATGATAGCCGTTATATATTGGGAGGAGCTTTGACCCAAAACTTGGGAGGGGATTATTTTGTTGATACCCTGGGCGTGTTTCTCTCGCTTGATTACGATCTTACGGATCGTGTAACGCTTATCTCGGGCACCCGTTACAGCCATGAAAAGAGGAAGGTGGAGACCGTTTCCGCTACCGCGGTGCCATGCAACGTCGCGGTCGGACCGGCATGCGAGTTTGATTTCACCGACGAGGAGACCTGGAACAGCTGGTCGCCCAAGCTCGGCGCCGTCTACCATATAAGTGGAGGAGCTAACATTTACGGACACTGGACCAGGGGATTCCGCTCCGGAGGCTATAACCTGCGGAACAGTTTCCCCCCAGATCAGGAACTCCCGGGGCCGTACGATGAGGAAAGAATCGATACCTTTGAGGCGGGATTCAAGATATCCACAAACAGGGGGATCTTAAACGGCGCGGTTTTCTATAACATGATCGACGATGTGCAGCGGATAATAACTCTTCCTAGATCGGCCAGCGTGTTCGCACAGGAGATTCGCAACACTGCGGATGTGGAAGCCTTCGGCTTTGAACTTGACGGACTGCTCGCCGTTACCGGGAACTTTTTTCTTCTGGGTTCGATCGGATACGCAGATCCCGAGTACACCAAAATAAAATATGACCTTAATGTAGATGGCGTTCTTGACAAAAAAGACCTGGCTCTTGAACTTCCTCGGGCCGCGAAGCTGACCTGGAGCGTTGGCGCGACTCATAACGCCGGATTTGCGAACTGGGGGAAGATGACTTCAAGGGTAAGCTATTCGTATCGCGACAAGTCATATCTGACGGATAACAACGTAGGATATACTCCCGAGCAGAACATTGTTGAAGC